Genomic window (Rathayibacter sp. VKM Ac-2760):
GCGCCGGATGGGCAGCCGGCTCGCCGCGCTGCGCCGGGAGGCCGCGGACCACAACGCGGCGATGAGCACGCAGATGACCGAGCGGTTCTCGGCGCCCGGCGCGACCCTGGTCAAGCTGTTCGGGCGGCCCGACGAGGAGGCGGAGGAGTTCCGCGTCCGGGCCGCCCGCGTCCGCGACATCGGGGTCCGGAGCGCGCTGCTGCAGTTCGTCTTCGTCACCGCTCTGACGCTCGTCTCCGCGCTCGCCCTCGCGCTCGTCTACGGGCTCGGCGGCGTCCTCGCGCTCGGCGGGCAGCTGGACACCGGCGCGGTCGTCACCCTCGCGCTCCTGCTCACGCGCCTCTACGCGCCGCTGACCAGCCTCGCGAACGCCCGCGTCGAGATCATGAGCGCGGTCGTCAGCTTCGAGCGGGTCTTCGAGGTGCTCGACCTCCAGCCGCTCATCAAGGAGAAGTCCGACGCGGGCACCGTCCCCGAGGGACCGGTGTCGGTCGAGTTCGACGATGTGCGCTTCGCCTACCCGTCCGCGGACAAGGTGTCGCTGGCCTCCCTCGAGGAGGTCGCCACGCTCGACACCCGCGGCGGCGAGGAGGTGCTGCACGGCCTCTCCTTCCGGATCGAGCCGGGGCAGACCGTCGCGCTCGTCGGCACGTCGGGGGCGGGCAAGTCGACGATCGCGCAGCTGCTCTCGCGCCTCTACGACGTCGACAGCGGCGCGGTGCGCCTGGCCGGCACCGACGTCCGCGACGTCACTTTCGCCTCGATGCGGCACACCCTGGGCATGGTGACGCAGGACGGCCACCTCTTCCACGAGACGATCCTGTCCAACCTGCGCCTCGCCCGGCCGGAGTCGACCGACGACGAGGTGTGGGACGCCCTCCGCCGCGCGCGGCTCGAGCCGCTGATCCGCTCGCTGCCCGACCAGCTGGACACCCTGGTCGGCGAGCGCGGCTACCGGCTGTCCGGCGGCGAGCGCCAGCGGCTGACCATCGCGCGGCTCCTGCTCGCCCAGCCGCGCGTCGTCATCCTCGACGAGGCGACGGCGGCGCTCGACTCCACCTCGGAGGCCGCGGTGCAGGCGGCGCTGAGCGAGGCGCTCGAGGGCCGGACGGCGATGGTGATCGCGCACCGCCTGTCCACGATCCGCAGCGCGGACCTGATCCTCGTGGTCGAGGACGGCACGATCGTCGAGCGCGGCACGCACGAGGAGCTGCTCGCCGCCGCCGGGCGCTACGAGGAGCTGCACCGGACGCAGTTCGCGGTGCAGAAGGATGTGGCGGCGGAGGAGGAGGCGGCGCTCAGCGGGAGCTGAGCACTGAGTCCGAAGTGATGCGGCGTTCCACGCCAGCACTGGGACGTCACCCGGCGAGCGCTGTATTTGTTTCACTTTTGGTGAAACAATTGTCCCATGACGACCGCAGCAGCTCTGAGCGCCCTTGCTGCCGTGTCCGCCGGGCAGTGGAGCCTGCTGACCACCGCTCAGGCGGCAGCAGCCGGGGTGAGCCGCGTGCAGCTCACCCGCCTCACGCAGCAGAGCCATCTCGAGCGGCTCGTCCACGGTGTGTACCGGAACGCAGGAAGTGCGCCCGGAGAGTTCGACGACCTCCGCGCCGCGTGGCTCAGCACCGACCCGACGCGCACCGCGGCCGAGCGGATCGCCTCTCGTCATCCCGGAGCCGTGGTCGCAGGGAGCACCGCGGCGTTCCTCCACGGGTTCGGGGATCTGCAACCCGACCCGTTCGAGTTCGCGACGCCCTCCCGCCGGCAGTCCCAGCGCCTCGACATCCGTTATCGGCACCGCCGGCTGACCCCTGACGAGGTGACCGTGCGCGCAGGGCTGCCGGTGACGACCATCGAACGCACTGTCGCCGATCTCCTCAGCGACCGCGAGGACGTCAGCCTGGTCGCGGGCGTTCTGGCCGATGCCGTCCGGCGCTCCGCGGTCGACCTCGCGCTCCTCACGACGCTCCTCGGCCCCCTCGCCGCCCGCCACGGCCACCCGAAGAACGACGGTCCGAGCCTGCTCGAGCGTCTCCTCGAGCTGGGAGGCGTCGACGCCGCCAGCCAGATCCGTCGCCTGAGCCGGAGTCCGGCGTGGCGAGAGAGCACTTTCGTGGTGGAGCTCCAGCAGACGGTCTCGACCCTGCGACAGGTCGAGGCGATCGACGCGCGGGACAGGCTGCAAAAGGACGTGGCGGCGGAGGAGGAGGCGCTCAGCGGGTCCTGAGCGCTCCGTCCTACTCCGCCGCGGCTCAGAACAGGCGGACCGCGTCCTCCGGCTCGTCCAGACCGCGGACCAGCGCCGGGATCCGCTTCTTGAAGGCGAAGAACCCGCGCGACGCCGAGGGCCAGGCGGTGCCGTCCCAGCGGCGGCGCACGGTGACGAGCGCGATGCCCTCCTGAGCGAGGGCGGAGCGGAGCGCGTCCAGCCGCTCCTGCACGGGGCCGACCGGCGCGTACGGGACCACGACGGTGTCGAGCCGCTCGGACGCCGCCCAGTCGACGACCGTCGCGGGGAGCGCGTCGGCCAGCACTCGCGCCAGCCGGCCGCCCTTGTCCGGCGTGTGCTCGGCGGCATCGGCGATCGCCGCGGCGGTGAAGGCGTGCACCACCTCGGAGACCGCGAACGGCGAGCGCTCCGCCGGGTCGGCGAAGACCGCGGTGGCGATCAGCCGCTCCGCCAGTCCGGGCTGCTCGGCGAGCAGGCTCGCCGCGTCGAGGTCCTCCTCGTGCAGCAGGAGGCCGGGGCGGGTGCCGATCGTGCCGTCGACGTCGTCCGACTCGATGGCCGTCCGGGGCGGGAAGTGCTCCTCCATCAGCGCGGGCGCCGAGGTGGCGAGGCCCTGCGGCGAGAAGCGGCCCTCGGTGTACTTGGCGATGTTGGAGGCGGTCGCGAGGTAGGTCTTGCCCGGCGTCTGCAGGCCGGCGACCCAGCGCCAGGACAGGGTGTTGGAGGCGGCGTCGCCGTCGAGCAGGTGCCGGTAGAAGAAGTCGGCGCCGAGTTGCCAGGGCAGGCCGAGGGTGAAGATCCAGATGCTCGCGAACCACATGCGCACGTGATTGTGCAGGTAGCCGGTCTCGACGAGCTCGCTCACCCAGGCGTCCATCGCGTCGATGCCGCTGCGGCCGCCGATCGCGTCGTCGTAGCCCGTCGGGAGGTGGCCCTCGACGTCGCTCACCTCGCGGCGGTAGCGGCGCCACACCTCGGGGTTCTGCTCGAGCCAGCCCTTCCAGTAGGTGCGCCAGAACACCTCCTGGACGAACTTCTCCGCGGCCGTGAGCTTGTGGCGCGCGAGGACCGCGGCGACGACCTCCCGCTCGGTGACGAGCCCGTGGCGGAGGTACGGGGAGAGCCCGGAGACGTTGTTCCGGGACGGCCCTTCGTCGTGATTGCGGGTGCGCGCGTAGGCGGAGCCGGCCCGCTCGACGAAGTCGTCGAGCGCCTCGAGACCGGCGGCTCTGGTCGGGATGAACATCCCGCCATCATGCGTCGCGCTCCGGGGCGGGGGCTGACAGCGGCGGGCCGGCTCTCGACCGTCGGCCATGCTGAGGACATGGCGAGTGTCGCGGAGTGGCCGACCGGCGAGTGGGTCGTCGATCCGGTGACGCAGGTCGAGTGGCCGGTGCCGGAGGGGATCGAGCCCGAGCGGGTCGTCGAGCACGCGCGCCGCGCCGACGCGGGCGAGCTCGTCGACCTCCGCTTCTTCCTCGCGGCCGGGCACGACCGAGCACTCTGGGACGACGAGGGTCCCCAGGAGCCGAGCCGCTTCGGGTTGTCCGCTCCGCTCACCGCCGACCTCCGGGCGTGGACCGAGGTCTGGCTCACGCACTGCGACGTCTTCGACGGCTGGGACGGGCGCGTGGACTCCGAGGAGTGGCTTCGCGAGGGCGCGCGGCTGGCCCGCCGACTCCAGCGCGAGGTCTACGACGTGGCACGCGTGCTGTCCTCGTACGGGCCCTGACGCGCGCCGCTCTGCCGCCCGCGGTGAGCCGGGTGCGCGGAATCCGACACCGGATCGTTATCGAGAGAGCGCTCTCTCGGCACGTACGCTGGGCAGGCAGCTGGGGGGGCTACTCCCCTCGTCGCACCGTCACTCAACGAGGAGAAACCCATGCGGACATCCCTGCACCGTCGTCTCACCCTTCCGGTCGCCGTTCTCGCGGCCGCCGGACTCGCGCTCGCGGGCTGCTCCAGCAGCAGCGACCCGAACGACCCGAACGCCGGCGGCGGCGCGAGCTCCGGCGGCGCCGCGGGCGACGGCTCCGTCACCGTCTACGGCACGATCAACGGCGACGAGGCGACCCTGCTCGAGCAGTCCTGGGCGGACTGGGAGAAGGAGTCGGGCATCGACATCAAGTACACGGGCGACAAGGGCTTCGAGCAGCAGATCGGCATCAAGGTGCAGGGCGGCGACGTTCCGGACCTCGCGATCTTCCCGCAGCCGGGACTGCTCGCCGACACGGTCGCCTCCGGGAAGGTGAAGGAGCTGCCCGAGGGCGCCCTCGCGAATGTGAAGCAGAACTGGTCGGAGGACTGGCAGAAGTACGGCCAGGTGGACGGCACGCAGTACGGCGCTCCGCTGATGGCGAGCGTCAAGGGCTACGTCTGGTACTCGCCGGCGAAGTTCGCGGAGTGGGGCGTCTCGGTCCCGACGACGTGGGACGAGATGAAGGCGCTCGGGAAGACCATCGCCGAGAAGTCGGGCGGGCCGTCCTGGTGCGCCGGCTTCGCCTCCGACGCCGCGTCGGGCTGGCCGGGCACGGACTGGATCGAGGACGCCGTGCTCCGCGAGGCGGGGCCGGACGTCTATGACTCGTGGGTCGCGGGGGACACCCCGTTCACCGACCCGCAGATCAAGGCCGCCTTCGACTCGGTGGGCACGATCCTGCTCGACCCGACGCTCGTGAACGCGGGCTACGGCGACGTGTCGTCGATCAACTCGACGGCCTTCGGTGACGTCGCGCAGAACATCGCGAACGGCTCCTGCGCGCTGACCCACCAGGCGTCCTTCTTCGAGGGCTTCCTCACCGGGGCCGACGCGACCGTGGCGGAGGACGGCGACGTCTGGGCGTTCCTCACCCCGCCGATCGACGCGGACGACGACCAGGCCGTCACCGGCGGTGGCGAGTTCGTCGCCGCGTTCGCGGACGACGCGGACACCGCGAAGGTGCAGGAGTACCTGGCGAGCGCCGACTGGGCGAACAGCCGCGTGAAACTCGGCGGCGTCATCTCGGCGAACACCGGCCTCGACCCCGCGAACGCGAGCAGCGACCTGCTGCGCAGCTCCATCTCGATCCTGCAGGACCCGGGCACCACGTTCCGCTTCGACGCGTCCGACCTGATGCCCAAGGCCGTCGGCTCCGACAGCTTCTTCAAGGGCATCGTCGACTGGATCGACGGCTCGAGCACCGACCAGGTCCTCGACACCATCCAGGCGGGTTACACCTCGTAGGGCGCGGCGGGCTCCTGCCTGCTGATCGAGTAGCCCGCGGAGCGGGCGTATCGAGATCCACCGTCCCCGGACACGTGGGTCTCGATACGCCGCCTCCGGCGGCTACTCGACCAGCAAGCTCCGCAGAGGTCCCCGAGACCTGCTGATCGACCAGCAAACGGCTTGCTCCTGCCGCAGCGTCATGTGGTCTGCTCGAAGCACTCCCCGTTCCGCTTCGAGAGGTCCGCCGTGCACCCGTTCCCGACCCCGCCCCGAGAGGTCCTGATCGGCGACGCCGCGGCGTTCGTCGGCACCACTCCCCGGGCGATCCGGCACTACCACCAGATCGGACTGCTCCCCGAGCGCGAGCGGGGCGGGGACGGCCGCCGCCGATACGGCTCCGACGAGATCATCCGGCTGCTCTGGATCCGCCGGATGGCCGACGCGGGGATCGCCCTGGACGATGTGCGCGACGCCTTCGACGGCGCCGCACCGGGCGCCGCGGAGGGCGAGGACGAGGTCGCGGACGTCCTCGCTCGGCTGGAGGAGACCCTCGCCGCGCAGGAGGCCGAGCTGCAGCGGCAGCGAGCCTCGGTGCAGCGCATGCGCACCCTCGGCAGCCGGCTGGGCCTGCTCGACGACCTCGTCTCCGGCCGCCTCGAGGGGGCGCCCGACGGGTCGCTGCGCCAGGACGACCTGGACGTCCTCCTGGTCACCGAGCGGATCTTCGGCCCCCTCGGCGCCGCGGTGCAGGCCGGCCGCTTCGTCGCCCTGGCCGCCGATCCGGCACTCCGGGCGGAGTCGGACCGCGTCGACGCCGCCGAGGAGGCGCTGGACGACTCGGTCGCCGTCGACGATCCCCGGGTGGCGCAGGTCGCGGCCGAGCGGCACGCCTTCGAGACCGCGCTGATGCGCGCCATCGAGGAGTCCGGTCAGCAGGCGGAGGACGACGCCCTCTTCGACGCCTGGGACGAGCGGCACCCTGTCGAGAGCGCCGGGGCTCCCGTCGCCTCCGTCGATCCGCGCGCCAGGAGCGCGGCGGACGTCATCCGGATGATGCCCTACGACTTCTCGCCGGCCCGCCTGCGCTGCATGGAGCTCGCGGTGCGGCTCGGCGCGGAGGAGTCGCCGGGGTCCTGATCCGCGGGCCGATCGAGGAGACCGCGCGGCGGGCTCCTGCCTGCTGATCGAGTAGCCCGCGCAGCGGGCGTATCGAGATCCACCGCCCCCGGCACGGCGGGTCTCGATACGCCGCCGGAGGCGGCTACTCGACCAGCATGCGGGTGCGGTTCTCGGCCGCTGGGGTCACTCGAAGAGGGAGAGGGTGAGCGTGGAGCTGTAGTCGCCCGCGTCGACGGTGGTGGGGGTCTTGAGGGTCAGGGCCGCGTTGGCGGTCCAGGAGCCTTCCTCGGCGATGCCGGCGGAGTCGTTGGTGAGGGCGAGGAGCTCCTGGTCGACGAGGCCGACGGCGTCCTCGCCGCCGTCGATGGCGGGGTCGACGACGTCGCCCTCGGCGACGAGGCCGGAGTCGCCGCCGTCGAGGAGGTTCGGGGCCCAGCCGAGGTTCTCGGCGCCGATCGTGTCTCCGGTGGTGGAGGTGAAGTCGGTGGAGGTGCCCAGGACGTACCAGCCGGCGTCGGCGGGGATGTCGGCGGGGTCGCGGGTGTCGGTGACGGTCACGGTGGGGAGGGTGCCGGTGAACCGGCGGGCGACGCCGTCGGAGCCGTTCTCGGTGAGCGCGGTGGAGTCGCTCGCGACGGTCATCGAGAGCGAGCCGGGCGTGGTGAGCGGGGCGATCTGGACGTTGACGTCGACGTCGTCGGTGCCCTGCTGCTCGTCGGCGAACGCGGTCCCGGCGACGCCGAGCAGGAGCAGGCCCCCGGCGATGCCGGCGGCGCCGCGGGTGAGGAGGGGGTGGATCCGGGTGGAGCGGGTGGTCATGGCGGGGGTTCTCCGTTCTCCGGTCGGCTTCGTCGCCGACTCGTCGTCGCGCGTCCCGCTCCTCCCATTCGATCATTATCGATCATCAAGGAAGAGCGTTCCGCGCTGCCGAGCAGACTATCCCGTGGTCGCGCCGCAAGGAAAGACCCTGCTCGCGCGCCGCTTCGAGCCGTTGCGCCCGCGAAACCGCTCGGATACGGTGACCACAGCGATCGCTCTCCTCATGTTCTAAAATGATCGGAGTTGGCGGATCGCTCATCCCATTCGACTCGACGACGAGGCGCACTCATGCTCAACCGCTCTCCCCGGCACGCTCGAGGCTCGCAGCCCGAGCCCCCCTCGCACAGCAGGCCGCACCGCAGGAAGGAGGGGAGGGGACGGGCCCTCGTCGCGGCGACCGCCCTCGGAGCCCTGCTCGCCACGGGGCTCGCTCAGGTGCCGGCCGCCCAGGCGGCGCCCTCCGACGTGCAGGCCGTGACGATCACGGCGGCCGACGTGGCTGCCGCGGCGGAGAGCGTCAACGCGCTGACCTTCAAGGGCTTCGGCATCCTCTCCGCGAACTCGACGAGCGCGCTGCTGCTCGACTACAAGTCGCAGCACCCCGAGCAGTACTGGGAGCTGATCGAGACGCTCTTCGGCGGCGAGCACCCGATCATGACCACCATCAAGATCGAGATGGGCAACGACCGCAACACCTCGACCGGGCCGAACGTCGCGACGATGCGCTCGCGCGACGAGTACCCGAACGTGCAGCGCGAGCCGGGCTTCCAGCTGGCGGCGGACGCGCAGAAGGTCGCCGAGGGCGACGTGCACGTCAGCATCCTGCGCTGGAGCCGCCCCACCTGGGTGACCAGCGACGAGGACCAGTACGTCTGGTTCAAGAACACCGTCCTGGCGGCGGAGCGCGAGTACGGGATCATGGTCGACTCGATCAACCCGGACACCAACGAGACCACGAGCCCGAACGCCGCGCTCTACAAGAAGTTCTCGACCTGGCTGCGGACGGACACCAAGGGCTACGAGGGCGCGAGCGCTCAGGACCCGAACAACGGCTTCGCCTCGGCGGACGAGGGCGAGCGCTACCGCGCGATCCGCACGGTCGCGGCGGACACGGTCGGCACTCCCCCGACCTCCTTCGGCGACCAGCTGAACTCGACCACCGACCCGTCGCTCCGCGACGCCGTCGACGTCGTCGGCTTCCACTACGCTACGGCGGACGACGCGAACGGCAACCTGAAGAAGTTCGCGCAGACCTACGACAAGGAGATCTGGAACTCCGAGGGCCAGGCGACCTTCTCCAACTCCGCGGACCGCCCGAACAACACCAACCCCGACGGCCA
Coding sequences:
- a CDS encoding ABC transporter ATP-binding protein → MSMEGVAWSSLYRISSAQSGKHGISRESVRRIMTFAVPYRAKLILFIGLSVIGAFLAVATPVLAGRVVDTIVARGAVGTIVQLAVVIAVVAVADAGVSLVTRWYSARIGEGVILDLRTAVFNHVQKMPIAFFTRTRTGALVSRLNNDVIGAQQAFSGTLSGVVTNVVALILTLIVMLSTSWLVTVLAVIMLPIFLVPARRMGSRLAALRREAADHNAAMSTQMTERFSAPGATLVKLFGRPDEEAEEFRVRAARVRDIGVRSALLQFVFVTALTLVSALALALVYGLGGVLALGGQLDTGAVVTLALLLTRLYAPLTSLANARVEIMSAVVSFERVFEVLDLQPLIKEKSDAGTVPEGPVSVEFDDVRFAYPSADKVSLASLEEVATLDTRGGEEVLHGLSFRIEPGQTVALVGTSGAGKSTIAQLLSRLYDVDSGAVRLAGTDVRDVTFASMRHTLGMVTQDGHLFHETILSNLRLARPESTDDEVWDALRRARLEPLIRSLPDQLDTLVGERGYRLSGGERQRLTIARLLLAQPRVVILDEATAALDSTSEAAVQAALSEALEGRTAMVIAHRLSTIRSADLILVVEDGTIVERGTHEELLAAAGRYEELHRTQFAVQKDVAAEEEAALSGS
- a CDS encoding type IV toxin-antitoxin system AbiEi family antitoxin domain-containing protein → MTTAAALSALAAVSAGQWSLLTTAQAAAAGVSRVQLTRLTQQSHLERLVHGVYRNAGSAPGEFDDLRAAWLSTDPTRTAAERIASRHPGAVVAGSTAAFLHGFGDLQPDPFEFATPSRRQSQRLDIRYRHRRLTPDEVTVRAGLPVTTIERTVADLLSDREDVSLVAGVLADAVRRSAVDLALLTTLLGPLAARHGHPKNDGPSLLERLLELGGVDAASQIRRLSRSPAWRESTFVVELQQTVSTLRQVEAIDARDRLQKDVAAEEEALSGS
- a CDS encoding extracellular solute-binding protein — its product is MRTSLHRRLTLPVAVLAAAGLALAGCSSSSDPNDPNAGGGASSGGAAGDGSVTVYGTINGDEATLLEQSWADWEKESGIDIKYTGDKGFEQQIGIKVQGGDVPDLAIFPQPGLLADTVASGKVKELPEGALANVKQNWSEDWQKYGQVDGTQYGAPLMASVKGYVWYSPAKFAEWGVSVPTTWDEMKALGKTIAEKSGGPSWCAGFASDAASGWPGTDWIEDAVLREAGPDVYDSWVAGDTPFTDPQIKAAFDSVGTILLDPTLVNAGYGDVSSINSTAFGDVAQNIANGSCALTHQASFFEGFLTGADATVAEDGDVWAFLTPPIDADDDQAVTGGGEFVAAFADDADTAKVQEYLASADWANSRVKLGGVISANTGLDPANASSDLLRSSISILQDPGTTFRFDASDLMPKAVGSDSFFKGIVDWIDGSSTDQVLDTIQAGYTS
- a CDS encoding MerR family transcriptional regulator; protein product: MLLPQRHVVCSKHSPFRFERSAVHPFPTPPREVLIGDAAAFVGTTPRAIRHYHQIGLLPERERGGDGRRRYGSDEIIRLLWIRRMADAGIALDDVRDAFDGAAPGAAEGEDEVADVLARLEETLAAQEAELQRQRASVQRMRTLGSRLGLLDDLVSGRLEGAPDGSLRQDDLDVLLVTERIFGPLGAAVQAGRFVALAADPALRAESDRVDAAEEALDDSVAVDDPRVAQVAAERHAFETALMRAIEESGQQAEDDALFDAWDERHPVESAGAPVASVDPRARSAADVIRMMPYDFSPARLRCMELAVRLGAEESPGS
- a CDS encoding FAD-binding domain-containing protein; the protein is MFIPTRAAGLEALDDFVERAGSAYARTRNHDEGPSRNNVSGLSPYLRHGLVTEREVVAAVLARHKLTAAEKFVQEVFWRTYWKGWLEQNPEVWRRYRREVSDVEGHLPTGYDDAIGGRSGIDAMDAWVSELVETGYLHNHVRMWFASIWIFTLGLPWQLGADFFYRHLLDGDAASNTLSWRWVAGLQTPGKTYLATASNIAKYTEGRFSPQGLATSAPALMEEHFPPRTAIESDDVDGTIGTRPGLLLHEEDLDAASLLAEQPGLAERLIATAVFADPAERSPFAVSEVVHAFTAAAIADAAEHTPDKGGRLARVLADALPATVVDWAASERLDTVVVPYAPVGPVQERLDALRSALAQEGIALVTVRRRWDGTAWPSASRGFFAFKKRIPALVRGLDEPEDAVRLF